One genomic window of Glycine soja cultivar W05 chromosome 9, ASM419377v2, whole genome shotgun sequence includes the following:
- the LOC114368777 gene encoding putative pentatricopeptide repeat-containing protein At1g12700, mitochondrial isoform X2, translating to MLCMRHTPPIIQFNKILDSFAKMKHYSTAVSLSHRLELKGIQPDLFTLNILINCFCHMGQITFGFSVLAKILKRGYPPSTVTLNTLIKGLCLKGQVKKALHFHDKLLAQGFQLNQVSYATLINGVCKIGDTRGAIKLLRKIDGRLTKPNVEMYSTIIDALCKYQLVSEAYGLFSEMTVKGISADVVTYSTLIYGFCIVGKLKEAIGLLNEMVLKTINPDVRTYTILVDALGKEGKVKEAKSVLAVMLKACVKPDVFTYNTLMNGYLLVYEVKKAQHVFNAMSLMGVTPDVHTYTILINGFCKSKMVDEALNLFKEMHQKNMVPDTVTYSSLVDGLCKSGRISYVWDLIDEMRDRGQPADVITYNSLIDGLCKNGHLDKAIALFNKMKDQGIRPNTFTFTILLDGLCKGGRLKDAQEVFQDLLTKGYHLDVYIYNVMIYGHCKQGLLEEALTMLSKMEENGCIPNAVTFDIIINALFKKDENDKAEKLLRQMIARGLL from the coding sequence ATGCTGTGTATGCGTCATACCCCACCCATCATCCAATTTAACAAGATTTTAGATTCCTTTGCAAAGATGAAGCACTATTCCACCGCTGTTTCCCTTTCTCACCGATTGGAACTCAAGGGAATTCAGCCTGACCTTTTTACTTTGAACATTCTCATTAATTGTTTCTGTCATATGGGTCAAATCACTTTCGGCTTCTCTGTATTGGCCAAGATTCTCAAGAGGGGTTACCCGCCCAGCACCGTAACCTTGAATACACTGATCAAAGGTCTCTGTCTTAAGGGACAAGTCAAGAAAGCACTGCACTTTCACGACAAGCTATTAGCACAAGGATTTCAACTCAACCAAGTTAGTTACGCGACTTTGATCAATGGAGTATGTAAGATAGGAGACACAAGAGGTGCCATCAAGTTGCTGAGAAAGATTGATGGACGACTGACTAAACCTAACGTGGAAATGTACAGCACAATTATTGACGCCCTGTGCAAATATCAACTTGTAAGTGAGGCTTATGGTTTATTTTCTGAAATGACTGTCAAGGGAATTTCTGCTGATGTTGTCACTTATAGTACTCTAATATATGGCTTCTGCATCGTGGGTAAGTTGAAAGAAGCAATTGGTTTGTTAAATGAGATGGTATTGAAAACTATCAACCCAGATGTTCGTACCTATACTATACTGGTTGATGCATTAGGTAAAGAAGGAAAGGTGAAAGAAGCAAAAAGTGTGTTAGCTGTGATGCTCAAAGCATGTGTGAAACCTGATGTTTTTACGTATAATACTTTAATGAATGGATACCTCTTAGTTTATGAAGTGAAGAAGGCACAACATGTATTCAATGCTATGTCCCTAATGGGAGTGACTCCTGACGTTCACACTTACACGATCCTCATTAACGGATTTTGTAAGAGTAAAATGGTGGACGAGGCATTAAATCTCTTTAAGGAAATGCATCAGAAAAATATGGTTCCTGACACGGTCACTTACAGTTCTCTTGTTGATGGTTTATGCAAATCAGGGAGAATATCTTATGTTTGGGATCTTATTGATGAGATGCGTGATAGAGGTCAACCTGCAGATGTAATCACCTACAATTCTTTAATAGATGGATTATGCAAAAACGGTCATCTTGACAAGGCAATTGCATTGTTCAACAAAATGAAAGATCAGGGAATTCGACCGAATACGTTCACATTCACTATACTTCTTGACGGACTATGTAAAGGTGGAAGACTTAAGGATGCACAAGAGGTTTTTCAAGATCTTTTGACTAAAGGATATCATCTCGATGTCTACATATACAATGTTATGATATATGGGCATTGTAAACAGGGCCTGCTTGAGGAAGCATTGACCATGCTgtcaaaaatggaagaaaatggtTGCATCCCTAATGCTGTTACTTTTGACATTATCATCAATGCTCTCTTTAAAAAAGATGAGAATGATAAGGCAGAGAAACTTCTTCGACAAATGATTGCTAGAGGCTTGTTGTAA
- the LOC114368777 gene encoding putative pentatricopeptide repeat-containing protein At1g12700, mitochondrial isoform X1, whose protein sequence is MSLPTRLRFSVSLSIPNFSSFLQNSSHSHFHSQPPSIQNVDDAVSQFNRMLCMRHTPPIIQFNKILDSFAKMKHYSTAVSLSHRLELKGIQPDLFTLNILINCFCHMGQITFGFSVLAKILKRGYPPSTVTLNTLIKGLCLKGQVKKALHFHDKLLAQGFQLNQVSYATLINGVCKIGDTRGAIKLLRKIDGRLTKPNVEMYSTIIDALCKYQLVSEAYGLFSEMTVKGISADVVTYSTLIYGFCIVGKLKEAIGLLNEMVLKTINPDVRTYTILVDALGKEGKVKEAKSVLAVMLKACVKPDVFTYNTLMNGYLLVYEVKKAQHVFNAMSLMGVTPDVHTYTILINGFCKSKMVDEALNLFKEMHQKNMVPDTVTYSSLVDGLCKSGRISYVWDLIDEMRDRGQPADVITYNSLIDGLCKNGHLDKAIALFNKMKDQGIRPNTFTFTILLDGLCKGGRLKDAQEVFQDLLTKGYHLDVYIYNVMIYGHCKQGLLEEALTMLSKMEENGCIPNAVTFDIIINALFKKDENDKAEKLLRQMIARGLL, encoded by the coding sequence ATGTCGCTGCCAACAAGGTTAAGGTTTTCTGTCTCTCTTTCCATTCccaatttttcctcttttcttcaaaactcctcacattctcactttcacTCTCAGCCCCCATCCATTCAAAATGTTGACGATGCCGTTTCCCAATTCAATCGCATGCTGTGTATGCGTCATACCCCACCCATCATCCAATTTAACAAGATTTTAGATTCCTTTGCAAAGATGAAGCACTATTCCACCGCTGTTTCCCTTTCTCACCGATTGGAACTCAAGGGAATTCAGCCTGACCTTTTTACTTTGAACATTCTCATTAATTGTTTCTGTCATATGGGTCAAATCACTTTCGGCTTCTCTGTATTGGCCAAGATTCTCAAGAGGGGTTACCCGCCCAGCACCGTAACCTTGAATACACTGATCAAAGGTCTCTGTCTTAAGGGACAAGTCAAGAAAGCACTGCACTTTCACGACAAGCTATTAGCACAAGGATTTCAACTCAACCAAGTTAGTTACGCGACTTTGATCAATGGAGTATGTAAGATAGGAGACACAAGAGGTGCCATCAAGTTGCTGAGAAAGATTGATGGACGACTGACTAAACCTAACGTGGAAATGTACAGCACAATTATTGACGCCCTGTGCAAATATCAACTTGTAAGTGAGGCTTATGGTTTATTTTCTGAAATGACTGTCAAGGGAATTTCTGCTGATGTTGTCACTTATAGTACTCTAATATATGGCTTCTGCATCGTGGGTAAGTTGAAAGAAGCAATTGGTTTGTTAAATGAGATGGTATTGAAAACTATCAACCCAGATGTTCGTACCTATACTATACTGGTTGATGCATTAGGTAAAGAAGGAAAGGTGAAAGAAGCAAAAAGTGTGTTAGCTGTGATGCTCAAAGCATGTGTGAAACCTGATGTTTTTACGTATAATACTTTAATGAATGGATACCTCTTAGTTTATGAAGTGAAGAAGGCACAACATGTATTCAATGCTATGTCCCTAATGGGAGTGACTCCTGACGTTCACACTTACACGATCCTCATTAACGGATTTTGTAAGAGTAAAATGGTGGACGAGGCATTAAATCTCTTTAAGGAAATGCATCAGAAAAATATGGTTCCTGACACGGTCACTTACAGTTCTCTTGTTGATGGTTTATGCAAATCAGGGAGAATATCTTATGTTTGGGATCTTATTGATGAGATGCGTGATAGAGGTCAACCTGCAGATGTAATCACCTACAATTCTTTAATAGATGGATTATGCAAAAACGGTCATCTTGACAAGGCAATTGCATTGTTCAACAAAATGAAAGATCAGGGAATTCGACCGAATACGTTCACATTCACTATACTTCTTGACGGACTATGTAAAGGTGGAAGACTTAAGGATGCACAAGAGGTTTTTCAAGATCTTTTGACTAAAGGATATCATCTCGATGTCTACATATACAATGTTATGATATATGGGCATTGTAAACAGGGCCTGCTTGAGGAAGCATTGACCATGCTgtcaaaaatggaagaaaatggtTGCATCCCTAATGCTGTTACTTTTGACATTATCATCAATGCTCTCTTTAAAAAAGATGAGAATGATAAGGCAGAGAAACTTCTTCGACAAATGATTGCTAGAGGCTTGTTGTAA